One stretch of Chitinophagales bacterium DNA includes these proteins:
- a CDS encoding ComEC family competence protein — MIEWKSFPFVRFLIPFIIGILAYVFGHLHISFIVLVLNYVLCIFLHLIYKNKKVRAYRNGWITGLGFQVCLFLSGNEIAFLSIDQNRPEHYTHFYDKGNAAIVRLLEPPIEKNKSFKVTAEVLSIGQGSYQHSTCGKAILYLQKDTAASKLYYGNILLIKNAFQAIPPPKNPDEFDYKKFLYFNNIYASAYLKKDNWKLLPINQSNPLFDLTFWLRDKSIEAFQKYIPDTQDAAVTEALVVGYRDKMSFDIMQSYAAAGVIHVLAVSGLHVALLFSLLNRMLFILEKKRYGKQVKSLIIIILIWTFALLTGLSGSVVRAAMMFTFFTIGKNSNRTISTLNMLACSAFIILMFKPLLITDVGFQLSYIAVLGISELFPHINRWLYRTNKTVDFIWKTIAVSLAAQIATLPLTVFYFSQFPAYFLFANLLVIPLSALVLYTGIALAVFQIIQPLAKILGSLTYGMVHFLNYYIGNIRELPFSVLYLSSSTIWQSLLFATFILLLIRLLITREKLYLFGITITICILFIISAYNLLHIKNEKSITVYSFVGKSCLEFNNGGNAVAMKSDSLFNEQEQFYLRHHWQLSNTTITDFIPSDSASDETAFLQGTLWNRDQFFQFYNYRLLKINKKLPFNSSSYRMKLNAVIISGNADVSVNEITSWFDTPLIIYNGDNSTYRLNKWMKECNGLHIDTYNVASKGALKISL; from the coding sequence ATGATTGAATGGAAATCTTTTCCTTTTGTCCGGTTCCTTATTCCTTTCATAATAGGCATACTGGCCTATGTGTTTGGACATCTGCATATCTCGTTCATTGTGCTGGTTCTCAATTACGTGCTTTGTATTTTTTTACACCTTATCTATAAGAATAAAAAAGTCCGGGCATATAGAAATGGTTGGATTACCGGACTCGGTTTTCAGGTTTGTCTTTTTCTTTCCGGAAATGAAATTGCTTTCTTAAGTATTGATCAAAATCGTCCTGAGCATTACACGCACTTTTATGATAAAGGAAATGCAGCGATCGTTCGGCTGCTGGAACCTCCTATTGAAAAAAATAAATCATTTAAGGTAACTGCCGAAGTATTATCAATCGGGCAAGGATCATATCAGCATTCTACCTGCGGTAAAGCAATATTGTATCTTCAAAAAGATACTGCTGCTTCAAAATTATATTATGGCAATATATTGCTTATAAAAAATGCTTTTCAAGCTATTCCACCTCCTAAAAATCCTGATGAATTCGATTATAAGAAGTTTCTTTATTTCAATAACATTTATGCGAGTGCTTACTTAAAAAAAGACAATTGGAAGTTATTACCAATAAATCAATCCAATCCGTTATTCGATCTCACTTTTTGGCTACGGGATAAAAGTATTGAGGCCTTTCAGAAATACATTCCTGACACTCAGGATGCTGCTGTAACGGAAGCCCTGGTTGTAGGCTATCGTGACAAGATGTCTTTTGATATCATGCAATCGTATGCGGCGGCGGGTGTAATCCATGTGCTCGCTGTTTCCGGATTGCATGTGGCACTGCTGTTTTCGCTCCTTAACCGTATGCTGTTCATCCTTGAAAAAAAGAGATATGGAAAACAGGTCAAGTCTTTAATCATAATTATATTAATCTGGACGTTTGCATTACTCACAGGATTATCAGGCTCGGTGGTACGTGCCGCCATGATGTTCACTTTTTTTACGATCGGCAAAAATTCAAATCGAACTATCAGCACATTAAATATGCTTGCCTGTTCTGCATTTATAATATTAATGTTTAAACCATTGCTAATTACCGATGTCGGATTCCAGCTTTCCTATATTGCTGTTTTAGGAATTAGCGAACTATTTCCGCATATCAACCGATGGCTGTATCGAACTAATAAAACTGTTGATTTTATTTGGAAAACGATTGCTGTTTCATTAGCTGCCCAGATTGCTACTCTCCCTCTCACTGTTTTTTATTTCAGCCAATTTCCTGCCTATTTTCTATTCGCCAATTTGCTTGTAATTCCTTTGAGCGCCCTAGTACTTTATACAGGCATAGCATTAGCTGTATTCCAAATTATACAACCGCTGGCAAAAATATTAGGCTCTTTAACATATGGTATGGTCCATTTCTTAAATTACTATATCGGTAACATTCGCGAACTGCCTTTTTCCGTTCTGTATCTCTCTTCATCTACAATATGGCAATCATTACTTTTTGCGACATTTATACTGCTGCTCATTCGACTGCTAATTACCCGAGAAAAGTTATATTTATTTGGAATCACAATTACAATTTGCATACTATTTATAATCAGCGCCTATAATCTTCTTCATATTAAAAATGAAAAATCCATTACTGTCTATAGTTTTGTGGGGAAAAGTTGTCTTGAATTTAACAACGGTGGAAATGCAGTAGCTATGAAGTCAGATAGTCTCTTCAATGAGCAGGAACAATTCTATTTGAGACACCACTGGCAATTGTCTAACACAACGATTACAGATTTTATCCCAAGTGATTCTGCTTCAGATGAAACAGCTTTTTTACAGGGTACTTTATGGAACAGGGATCAATTTTTTCAGTTCTATAATTACAGATTGCTTAAGATAAATAAAAAATTACCATTCAATTCTTCTAGTTACAGAATGAAGCTGAATGCAGTTATTATTTCAGGAAATGCAGATGTTTCTGTTAATGAGATTACAAGCTGGTTCGATACTCCGCTTATAATTTACAATGGTGATAATAGTACTTACAGACTTAATAAATGGATGAAGGAATGTAATGGTCTGCATATCGATACCTATAATGTAGCATCAAAAGGCGCACTTAAAATAAGTCTCTAA
- a CDS encoding T9SS type A sorting domain-containing protein, which yields MKKIIGFIVINCWVINPGFIMAQLSTSPWQFKTAGIPFSLQKKNAFFKEQHADLNSEISQRSKHSFNTDFTKEETDPRTITSTIIGNTYFDLQTNASICNSFFRDNNATLNAVWNFAPADDPTYLLRGTGYNSSDGTNWEAIPTHRIEITENGWPSVTRSSAGQVLILTHNLIYGQLQLSRLLNPLTNLWSENLNILPTSAIGGVWWPRMVSGNTGSTTLHVISLTLPQSRGGELYNSQDGALLYSRSVDDGTTWDISNQTINDIGPGEYFRIRPDNYAIDANGSSVAIVTGGFGNDLLLLKSTDNGSTWSSHIIMKFPISHFNDELTDVNGDGIADTLDSNDGSLSVLIDNSGSVHVWAGYVRIFNSDVTDHTISYIPTSNGILYYDESMGDNSPRTIAGALDLNGNGILDVTDFGTFNSGLASQPNASIDADGNLYLAYAAVVENDPDATGKDVRHTYLTSSRDGGLTWSYPSDVVFPSNNEGIFCSMARRIDHTIQFTYQRDECAGLSTTYGFPDNCNTGKENKIIYSEIPAEQILGIDDAVNNSLINLYPNPSKGIIHFDSPALIGQQASVTVSDLQGRSLFNFDKVLLKNNAFNFPKLNNGIYLLNIRTEQLNLAEKITIVK from the coding sequence ATGAAAAAAATTATTGGATTTATTGTGATTAATTGCTGGGTAATAAATCCCGGTTTTATAATGGCTCAACTATCAACCAGCCCATGGCAGTTTAAAACGGCCGGCATCCCCTTTTCTCTTCAGAAAAAAAACGCATTTTTTAAAGAGCAACATGCTGATCTTAATTCGGAAATTTCCCAGCGTTCGAAACATTCCTTTAATACAGATTTTACGAAGGAAGAAACAGATCCAAGAACAATTACAAGTACCATTATTGGCAACACTTATTTTGATTTACAAACTAACGCTTCTATTTGCAATAGTTTTTTCAGGGACAATAATGCGACGCTTAATGCTGTTTGGAATTTTGCTCCGGCTGACGATCCCACGTATTTACTTCGAGGTACCGGGTATAATAGCTCCGATGGCACTAACTGGGAGGCTATCCCTACACATCGGATTGAAATTACCGAAAATGGATGGCCCAGCGTTACACGCAGCAGCGCCGGCCAGGTACTTATATTAACACATAATCTGATCTATGGTCAGCTTCAGCTTTCGCGTTTATTGAATCCCCTTACCAATCTCTGGTCTGAAAATCTAAATATTTTACCTACATCAGCAATTGGCGGAGTATGGTGGCCGCGCATGGTAAGCGGCAACACGGGCAGTACTACACTTCACGTCATTTCTTTAACGTTACCCCAATCACGCGGAGGTGAACTATACAACAGCCAGGATGGTGCACTGCTTTATTCGCGCTCTGTGGATGATGGAACCACCTGGGATATTTCCAACCAAACTATAAATGATATTGGACCAGGAGAATATTTTAGGATCCGTCCTGATAATTATGCAATTGATGCGAATGGAAGCAGCGTAGCCATTGTGACCGGAGGTTTCGGCAATGACCTGTTGTTACTGAAGTCGACAGATAACGGAAGTACATGGAGCAGTCACATTATTATGAAGTTTCCTATTTCACACTTTAATGATGAGCTCACCGATGTAAATGGAGATGGCATTGCAGATACTCTTGATTCAAATGATGGATCGCTTTCGGTGCTTATTGATAATAGCGGCAGTGTGCATGTTTGGGCAGGATATGTGCGCATCTTTAACAGTGATGTTACAGATCATACGATAAGCTATATTCCCACTTCAAATGGTATTTTATACTATGATGAAAGCATGGGTGACAATTCACCACGTACCATTGCGGGTGCCTTAGATCTAAATGGTAATGGAATTTTGGATGTTACAGATTTTGGCACCTTTAATTCAGGGCTGGCTTCCCAGCCAAACGCTTCCATTGATGCAGATGGAAACCTTTACCTGGCATATGCAGCCGTAGTTGAAAATGATCCTGATGCAACAGGAAAAGATGTACGACATACCTACCTGACTTCTTCACGGGATGGTGGATTAACATGGTCTTATCCTTCAGATGTAGTTTTTCCATCTAATAATGAGGGCATCTTTTGTTCTATGGCCCGCCGGATTGACCACACTATTCAATTTACTTACCAGCGTGATGAATGTGCAGGACTTAGCACGACTTATGGTTTTCCTGATAACTGCAATACAGGAAAAGAAAATAAAATTATCTATTCAGAAATTCCTGCAGAGCAGATTTTAGGTATTGATGATGCAGTTAATAACTCCCTTATCAACCTTTATCCCAATCCTTCAAAAGGAATTATTCATTTTGATAGCCCTGCTCTAATCGGTCAACAAGCTTCTGTAACAGTAAGCGATCTCCAGGGCAGATCTCTTTTTAATTTTGATAAGGTTCTGCTGAAAAATAACGCCTTTAACTTTCCGAAGTTAAATAATGGCATTTACCTGTTGAATATACGCACAGAACAGTTGAATTTAGCAGAAAAAATTACCATTGTAAAATAA
- a CDS encoding serine hydrolase, with the protein MKALKKIILGIAILIAVIFIITAVTGNTYIYKALIYTYADIDDYKLFYNRTVENGPPQPWPVSSTYNKIKPDPGLQRQLDSTRAVAFLVLKNDSLQFEEYSDGYGPDTFSNSFSMAKSIISILIGIAKEEGKIISLDDPIGNYIHDFKDSSIAGITIRNLLMMTSGSSWDENYSGLFSQTTKGYYGTDLYGQMVTLKPHEKPGKIFSYRSGDTELLSLVLKNATGKTVSEYASEKLWKPLGAEHPALWSLDHKDGCEKAYCCFNSNARDFARIGDLYLHKGNWKGKQIVSQDYVVQSLSPVGLKDDEGKTTDYYGYQWWIMPERPGVFYCRGLNGQYIIVVPDKHLVIVRLGHLRAPPEGSCFKDVRLMIDWASQNF; encoded by the coding sequence ATGAAAGCCCTGAAAAAAATAATTTTAGGCATTGCAATATTGATCGCTGTAATTTTTATAATCACGGCTGTCACAGGTAATACTTATATATATAAAGCACTTATTTATACATATGCTGACATTGATGACTATAAATTATTTTACAACCGGACCGTTGAAAATGGACCTCCTCAGCCATGGCCTGTTTCCAGCACCTACAATAAAATAAAGCCCGATCCGGGGTTGCAGCGCCAACTGGATTCAACCAGAGCTGTGGCATTCCTTGTACTAAAAAATGATTCATTACAGTTTGAAGAATATTCGGATGGCTATGGACCCGATACTTTTTCCAATTCATTTTCCATGGCTAAGTCTATCATTAGTATTTTAATTGGAATAGCTAAAGAAGAAGGTAAAATAATCTCTCTCGATGATCCTATCGGCAATTATATTCATGATTTTAAAGATTCCTCTATTGCTGGAATCACCATACGTAATTTATTAATGATGACCAGTGGCAGCAGCTGGGATGAAAATTATTCGGGGCTATTTTCACAAACCACAAAGGGGTATTATGGTACTGATTTGTATGGGCAGATGGTTACCTTAAAACCCCATGAAAAACCTGGTAAAATTTTTTCGTACAGAAGCGGGGATACAGAACTCCTTTCCCTTGTGCTTAAAAATGCCACTGGAAAGACAGTAAGCGAATATGCTTCTGAAAAGTTATGGAAACCATTGGGTGCGGAACATCCTGCTTTATGGTCGCTGGATCATAAAGACGGATGTGAAAAAGCCTATTGCTGCTTTAACAGTAATGCACGCGATTTTGCCAGGATAGGGGATTTATATTTGCACAAAGGAAACTGGAAAGGGAAACAAATTGTGTCCCAGGATTATGTGGTGCAGTCTCTTTCGCCCGTTGGCTTAAAAGATGACGAAGGAAAAACAACCGATTATTATGGTTACCAATGGTGGATTATGCCGGAGCGTCCTGGTGTATTTTATTGCCGGGGCTTGAATGGTCAATACATAATAGTAGTTCCGGATAAACACCTGGTTATTGTGAGGCTGGGTCATTTGAGGGCACCACCGGAAGGCTCCTGTTTCAAAGATGTACGTTTGATGATAGACTGGGCGTCCCAAAATTTTTAA
- a CDS encoding bifunctional phosphoglucose/phosphomannose isomerase, whose amino-acid sequence MMDNLIAGFTKQMAEAIEIGRKIELTPRHKDIRNIVIAGLGGSGIGGNLVAGLIAGKMKLPLVVCKDYFLPEFANEHTLLIASSYSGNTEETLHALEEGINRGCKIVCISSGGSLISIAKKAGLDYVIIPGGKPPRACLTYSFIQQLFIFYYYGLIDDGFVVGIQEAIIHLDKEEKHIQKLAKQIAKKLNKKIPIIYSAANMEAVAMRWRQQLNENSKVLCWHHVIPEMNHNELVGWRTPGKFAVLLLRNDIDYTRTQHRMNIVKNIISQYTRHIIEIYSKGDSFIEKSLYLIHLGDWVSWYLSSLRKVDASEVNVIDYLKMELAN is encoded by the coding sequence ATGATGGATAACCTGATTGCGGGCTTTACGAAGCAAATGGCTGAAGCAATTGAAATTGGACGTAAAATAGAGTTAACGCCACGGCATAAAGATATACGGAATATAGTGATAGCAGGCCTGGGCGGATCAGGCATTGGCGGTAACCTGGTAGCAGGTTTAATTGCAGGGAAAATGAAATTACCCCTTGTGGTTTGTAAGGATTATTTTTTGCCGGAATTTGCGAATGAGCATACTCTGTTAATTGCCTCTTCTTATTCAGGTAACACCGAAGAAACGCTGCATGCGCTTGAGGAAGGTATTAACCGGGGCTGTAAAATAGTTTGTATATCATCAGGAGGTTCTTTGATCAGCATAGCAAAGAAGGCGGGATTAGATTATGTAATTATACCAGGAGGAAAGCCGCCGCGTGCTTGTTTAACATATTCATTTATTCAGCAGCTTTTTATCTTTTACTACTATGGATTGATTGATGATGGATTTGTAGTCGGTATCCAGGAGGCAATTATTCATTTGGATAAGGAAGAAAAGCATATTCAGAAACTTGCAAAACAGATTGCAAAAAAGCTGAACAAAAAAATTCCGATCATATACAGCGCAGCTAATATGGAGGCTGTTGCGATGCGCTGGAGGCAGCAGCTTAATGAAAACTCTAAAGTGCTTTGCTGGCACCATGTAATCCCTGAAATGAATCACAACGAATTAGTTGGCTGGAGAACACCGGGAAAGTTTGCAGTACTCTTATTAAGGAATGATATCGATTATACCAGAACTCAGCACCGGATGAATATTGTTAAAAATATTATCTCGCAATACACCCGGCACATTATCGAAATCTATTCCAAGGGCGATAGCTTCATTGAAAAATCCCTCTACCTTATCCACTTAGGGGATTGGGTTTCCTGGTATCTTTCAAGTTTAAGAAAAGTAGACGCTTCAGAGGTGAATGTTATTGATTATCTGAAAATGGAGCTGGCAAATTAA
- the pyrR gene encoding bifunctional pyr operon transcriptional regulator/uracil phosphoribosyltransferase PyrR has product MQPRIILDSKRFALTINRLCYQLIEIHRGFDATVIIGVQPRGIYLSNRIYAQLSEITGKRILSGIVDPTFYRDDYRKAEKQLIPKSTTIKFSLENKKVVLIDDVLFSGRTVRAAMDALLDFGRPSKIELLVLVDRRFTRELPIQPDYTGKTIDSLTSENVRVEWQEIEGMDRIWIVPAKTDEG; this is encoded by the coding sequence TTGCAGCCGCGTATAATACTCGATAGTAAGCGATTCGCGTTAACCATCAACAGGCTCTGCTATCAATTAATAGAAATACACAGGGGCTTTGATGCAACTGTAATTATAGGCGTGCAACCAAGGGGAATTTATCTCTCTAACCGTATATACGCACAACTTTCAGAAATCACCGGTAAAAGGATTTTAAGTGGCATTGTTGACCCTACCTTTTATCGTGATGACTACAGAAAGGCTGAAAAACAGCTCATTCCAAAATCTACTACGATTAAGTTTTCACTGGAAAATAAAAAAGTAGTCCTCATTGATGATGTATTATTTTCCGGACGAACGGTTCGTGCAGCTATGGATGCATTGCTTGATTTTGGACGTCCTTCAAAAATAGAGTTGTTGGTGCTTGTTGACAGAAGATTTACCCGTGAACTTCCAATACAGCCTGATTACACAGGTAAAACAATTGATTCCCTTACATCAGAAAATGTAAGAGTGGAATGGCAGGAGATTGAGGGGATGGATAGAATCTGGATAGTTCCTGCTAAAACAGATGAAGGATGA
- a CDS encoding triose-phosphate isomerase, with product MRKKIIAGNWKMNKTVDDGISLVNRTLQLLEATNYNTLIIFCPSFVSLEKIATAISGKKNIFCAAQNCHFEKDGAFTGEISAAMVKSAGARYVILGHSERRQYFGETDNLLSKKVNAVLGEGLIPIYCCGEVLKVREENNHFALVETQIREGLFHLSKEDFSEVVIAYEPVWAIGTGKVATTDQAQEMHSFIRKLIEEKYGSYIADDITIQYGGSMKPSNAKSLLSQSDVDGGLIGGASLVADEFVEIIKSA from the coding sequence ATGCGGAAAAAAATTATAGCTGGTAACTGGAAGATGAATAAAACCGTAGATGATGGAATATCTCTTGTAAATAGAACCCTGCAGCTACTTGAGGCAACTAATTATAATACTCTTATTATTTTTTGCCCCTCCTTTGTTTCTCTTGAAAAAATTGCTACTGCTATAAGCGGAAAAAAAAATATTTTCTGTGCTGCCCAGAATTGTCATTTTGAAAAGGATGGAGCATTTACCGGTGAAATATCTGCTGCCATGGTTAAATCAGCAGGTGCCCGGTACGTTATTCTTGGACATAGTGAACGCAGGCAATATTTTGGTGAGACGGACAATCTCTTGTCTAAAAAAGTAAACGCAGTGTTGGGTGAAGGGTTAATTCCTATTTATTGTTGCGGTGAAGTCCTTAAAGTCCGGGAAGAAAACAATCATTTTGCTTTGGTGGAAACACAAATCCGGGAAGGCTTATTTCACCTTAGTAAAGAAGACTTTTCAGAAGTTGTAATTGCTTACGAGCCCGTATGGGCTATAGGTACAGGTAAGGTGGCAACCACGGACCAGGCCCAGGAAATGCACTCTTTCATTCGCAAGCTGATTGAAGAAAAATATGGGTCTTACATAGCCGATGATATTACGATACAATATGGTGGTAGCATGAAACCTTCAAATGCAAAAAGCCTGTTATCCCAGTCAGATGTTGATGGTGGCTTAATCGGTGGAGCTTCTTTAGTAGCTGATGAGTTTGTAGAAATCATTAAGAGCGCCTGA
- a CDS encoding GlmU family protein has protein sequence MAEKNFILFDDDCRDHLLPLTFTRPVPEIRLGILTIREKWQRSLNSRPSYLSQQYLRKKFPLILKDSNWLINGSVLPDPRLVAQVLALQQGEAIAENDLLVAACIASFDITGNSLNTTEIIRDCKIAPPVSAIRSIRKLTDIFTKNGEALRDDFKLITYKRRSAALYESNKITNRHHIFIEEGASVEFAYLNASQGPIYIGRNAEVMEGAMIRGPFSLGEEGVVKMGSKIYAPTSIGPNCKVGGELNNVIMIANSNKAHDGYLGNAVVGEWCNFGAGTNNSNLRNDYTFVKLYSYVEKRFENTELQFCGLIMGDHSKCSINTMFNTGTVVGVFANIFGTGFPRNFVPSFTWGGSKGFENYKIDKALEVARRVMERREITLSEMDAEILSEVYNLENK, from the coding sequence ATGGCGGAGAAAAATTTTATTCTGTTTGATGATGATTGCAGAGATCACCTTTTACCCTTAACCTTTACAAGACCAGTTCCTGAAATCCGCCTGGGCATTCTTACCATCCGCGAGAAGTGGCAGCGATCGTTGAACAGCAGGCCTTCATACCTTTCGCAGCAATATCTCCGAAAGAAATTTCCCCTAATACTCAAAGATTCTAACTGGTTAATTAACGGATCAGTTTTACCGGATCCACGTCTGGTGGCACAGGTTCTGGCTTTGCAACAAGGCGAGGCAATTGCAGAAAATGACCTCCTTGTAGCCGCATGCATTGCATCGTTTGATATAACAGGTAATAGCTTGAATACTACAGAAATTATCAGAGACTGTAAAATTGCGCCCCCTGTATCTGCCATAAGAAGCATCCGCAAGCTCACTGATATTTTTACAAAAAATGGTGAAGCATTAAGAGATGATTTTAAATTAATTACATACAAAAGGAGATCCGCAGCTCTTTACGAGTCTAATAAGATTACTAACCGGCATCACATTTTTATAGAGGAGGGTGCATCTGTTGAATTTGCATATTTAAATGCGTCCCAGGGTCCTATTTATATTGGTAGGAATGCAGAAGTAATGGAAGGCGCAATGATACGGGGACCTTTTTCATTAGGTGAGGAAGGAGTTGTGAAAATGGGTTCTAAGATATATGCCCCTACTTCAATAGGTCCCAATTGTAAGGTAGGCGGCGAGCTTAATAATGTAATTATGATTGCCAATTCTAATAAGGCACATGATGGTTATCTTGGAAATGCTGTAGTTGGCGAGTGGTGTAATTTCGGTGCGGGTACAAATAATTCGAATCTCAGGAATGATTACACGTTTGTGAAATTATATAGTTACGTTGAAAAAAGATTCGAGAACACAGAGCTGCAGTTTTGTGGCCTGATCATGGGTGATCACTCTAAATGCAGTATTAATACGATGTTTAATACCGGAACTGTAGTGGGGGTATTTGCAAATATATTTGGCACCGGATTTCCCCGCAACTTCGTTCCCTCTTTTACATGGGGTGGAAGTAAAGGATTTGAAAACTATAAAATTGACAAGGCGTTGGAAGTGGCAAGACGTGTTATGGAAAGAAGAGAGATAACCTTAAGCGAAATGGATGCAGAAATACTTTCTGAAGTTTATAACCTTGAAAACAAATAA
- the lipB gene encoding lipoyl(octanoyl) transferase LipB produces the protein MQNDLQTTISIQYPNTYRTIHLQDLGVIDYKSAWDYQEKLFNGIIEKKIALRNSPDPEYIPVHHLIFCEHFPVYTLGKSGSIKNLLVNQDLLNEKKISFFKINRGGDITFHGPGQIVGYPILDLDYFFTDIGKYLRIIEEAIILTLWEYGIAAGRSSGETGVWLDAASPSKARKICAIGVRCSRWVTMHGFAFNVNTDLDYFNLIIPCGISNKGVTSMRKELGREINMDEVKDKLKPHFFNLFNADLVLVNS, from the coding sequence ATGCAAAACGATTTACAGACAACAATATCAATCCAGTATCCGAATACATATCGTACAATACACTTACAGGATCTGGGTGTAATTGATTATAAGTCCGCATGGGATTACCAGGAGAAATTATTCAATGGAATTATTGAGAAAAAGATTGCCTTGCGTAATTCACCTGATCCGGAATACATACCAGTTCACCATTTGATTTTTTGTGAGCACTTTCCTGTTTATACTCTTGGAAAAAGTGGTTCTATCAAAAATTTATTGGTAAACCAGGATTTACTGAATGAAAAGAAAATTTCTTTTTTCAAAATTAACCGGGGAGGGGATATCACCTTTCATGGCCCCGGACAGATTGTGGGATACCCTATTCTTGATCTTGATTATTTCTTTACCGACATCGGCAAATACCTTCGAATAATCGAGGAAGCCATTATACTTACCCTTTGGGAATATGGTATTGCGGCAGGAAGATCCAGTGGTGAAACAGGGGTTTGGCTTGATGCTGCATCACCATCAAAGGCACGTAAAATTTGCGCTATTGGAGTTCGCTGCAGCCGATGGGTTACAATGCATGGATTTGCTTTTAATGTAAATACAGATCTTGATTATTTTAATCTTATTATTCCTTGCGGTATTAGTAATAAGGGAGTTACATCTATGAGAAAGGAGTTAGGAAGGGAAATAAATATGGATGAGGTAAAGGATAAATTGAAACCCCATTTTTTTAATCTGTTTAACGCAGATTTAGTTTTGGTTAATTCATAA
- a CDS encoding YraN family protein: MSKHNELGVKGEILALEFLEKKGYVILEINWRFSHTEVDIIAKQPNTLVIVEVKTRTGDQFGFPEEAVGIEKQKNLARAADEYLERNNLDMDVRFDVISITFKNDLPNIYHIQDAFFPYEV, encoded by the coding sequence ATGAGTAAACATAATGAATTGGGTGTAAAAGGAGAAATTCTCGCTTTAGAATTTCTTGAAAAAAAAGGTTATGTGATTCTGGAGATCAATTGGCGCTTTTCTCATACTGAAGTGGATATAATAGCGAAACAACCTAACACGCTGGTAATTGTTGAAGTAAAGACACGCACAGGTGATCAGTTTGGTTTTCCTGAAGAGGCTGTTGGAATAGAAAAACAAAAAAACCTTGCCCGTGCAGCAGACGAATATTTAGAAAGAAATAACCTGGATATGGATGTGCGATTTGATGTTATCTCCATAACGTTCAAGAATGACCTTCCAAACATTTATCATATCCAGGATGCCTTTTTTCCTTATGAAGTATAA
- a CDS encoding aspartate carbamoyltransferase catalytic subunit — protein MNALSVKHLLGIKYLTYEDIQLIFKTAEEFKEVLNRPIKKVPSLRDTTIVNLFFENSTRTRISFELAEKRLSAEVVNFSSSTSSVKKGETLIDTVNNILAMKVDMVVMRHPSAGAPVFLSKYINANIINAGDGTHEHPTQALLDAFSIKEKLGGLKGKKVAIIGDIQHSRVALSNIFCLKKLGVEVMVTGPPTLIPMHIESLDVKVEYDVRRALEWCDVANILRIQLERQEIQYLPSLREYALFYGINKKLLDEIGKEIFIMHPGPINRGVEVTSDVADSKYSIILNQVENGVAIRMAVLYLLSGRKND, from the coding sequence ATGAATGCATTAAGTGTAAAACATCTTTTAGGAATAAAGTATCTGACTTATGAAGACATACAGCTCATATTTAAAACAGCGGAGGAGTTTAAGGAAGTTCTTAACCGGCCAATAAAGAAAGTTCCCTCACTTCGCGATACTACTATTGTAAATCTCTTCTTTGAAAATTCCACGCGTACAAGGATTTCATTTGAGCTGGCAGAAAAACGGCTTAGTGCAGAGGTCGTTAACTTTTCTTCATCCACTTCGTCAGTGAAAAAAGGAGAAACGCTCATTGATACAGTGAATAATATACTGGCCATGAAAGTAGATATGGTAGTAATGCGACATCCCAGTGCGGGAGCACCAGTTTTTTTATCAAAATATATCAATGCAAATATTATAAATGCCGGAGATGGAACACATGAACACCCTACCCAGGCGCTTTTAGATGCCTTTTCTATAAAAGAAAAATTGGGAGGTCTAAAGGGGAAAAAAGTTGCAATCATTGGAGATATACAGCATTCCAGAGTTGCACTTTCCAATATCTTTTGTCTGAAAAAATTAGGAGTCGAAGTGATGGTAACGGGACCGCCTACTTTAATCCCGATGCACATTGAATCCCTTGATGTGAAAGTGGAATATGACGTTCGTAGAGCTTTGGAATGGTGCGACGTAGCAAATATTCTAAGGATTCAGCTGGAACGTCAGGAAATACAGTATCTGCCATCTCTTCGGGAGTACGCCCTGTTTTACGGGATCAATAAAAAATTACTGGATGAAATCGGAAAAGAAATTTTTATAATGCATCCCGGCCCTATCAACCGCGGAGTTGAAGTAACGAGCGATGTGGCGGATTCAAAATATTCAATTATTCTGAATCAGGTAGAAAACGGGGTAGCGATCCGTATGGCAGTTTTGTACCTGCTCAGTGGCAGAAAGAATGATTGA